In Hypomesus transpacificus isolate Combined female chromosome 4, fHypTra1, whole genome shotgun sequence, the following are encoded in one genomic region:
- the psmb4 gene encoding proteasome subunit beta type-4: protein MDPNGVKLNFWENGPKPGQFYSFPGNSQIPGCGPIRHTLNPMVTGTSVLGVKFTGGVIIAADMLGSYGSLARFRNISRLMKVNDNTILGASGDYADYQYMKQIIEQMVIDEELLGDGHSYSPKAVHSWLTRVMYNRRSKMNPLWNTVVIGGFYNGESFLGYVDKLGVAYEAPTVATGFGAYLAQPLMREVVENKVEITKQEARALVERCLKVLYYRDARSYNRHEIAIVTEDGVTIEGPLSSETNWDIANMVSGFE from the exons ATGGACCCCAACGGTGTAAAGCTAAATTTCTGGGAGAATGGACCAAAACCTGGACAATTTTATTCATTTCCTGGCAACAGTCAGATCCCAGGATGCGGTCCTATAAGACACACACT GAACCCCATGGTGACGGGTACGTCAGTACTGGGCGTCAAATTCACAGGTGGCGTCATCATCGCGGCCGACATGCTGGGGTCCTACGGTTCTCTGGCGCGGTTCCGTAACATTTCCCGTCTGATGAAGGTGAACGACAACACCATCCTTGGCGCTTCAGGGGACTACGCCGACTACCAGTACATGAAGCAGATCATCGAGCAGATGGT GATTGATGAGGAGCTGTTGGGAGATGGCCACAGCTACAGCCCCAAAGCTGTCCACTCCTGGCTGACGAGGGTCATGTACAACCGGCGCAGCAAGATGAACCCCCTCTGGAACACTGTGGTCATCGGTGGTTTCTACAACGGAGAGAG CTTCCTGGGTTACGTGGACAAACTGGGCGTGGCCTACGAGGCGCCCACGGTGGCGACGGGCTTCGGGGCGTACCTAGCGCAG cCCCTGatgagggaggtggtggagaacaAGGTGGAGATCACGAAGCAGGAGGCCAGAGCCCTGGTGGAGCGCTGCCTCAAAGTGCTGTACTACCGCGACGCCCGCTCTTACAACAGG CACGAGATCGCCATAGTAACAGAAGACGGAGTGACAATCGAaggtcctctctcctcagagacaAACTGGGACATCGCCAACATGGTCAG TGGTTTTGAGTGA
- the rfx5 gene encoding DNA-binding protein RFX5: MTEERLKADPSRREGLEAVEGDTEPSRMVQKLGSNVSKSVQVKVESILKEVQHFSDSDKLYLYLQLPSGPSAGEKSSSSGGGGGPGGDSSSFNTADQLHTCNWIRSHLEEHADTCLPKQDVYETYKRYCDNLQHRPLSAANFGKIIRDIFPNIKARRLGGRGQSKYCYSGIRRKTVLNMPLLPSLDLKNDPSELTELVQTYKQEVTEAACELICDWAQKILKRSFDTVVEIARFLVQEHIVNPRCSQAELVTSAALAGGPAKPAKVVKKNSSQSKGGGADLEGSASELKREKEGGEQSSPGKPPPSDKPAYKGQELVRPGGRDLQVEALMKSYPKLLPRSSVPDKTQLSVRSSPPSLAPKDSGVKVIAMATLPQQQGGALPLMILPQSVSLAYDRESAKAPPPPVTGAPAAVTSVVQRARAAPKRAAETLAAACATSGLGGGPPKRKRGRPRKARPEDALPPPPPPPPLPAVTQTSIITGGVIQKACSSSASSQLLEFVIQEQQGLVGEGAVQGPRGVVVQCQAGQEGAPRPVLLLQSPVGQAGWEVGGRTMVEVIQRNPRLQVLEDRSEMEITLTPVDPHSDLQLTGQAPGGAEEQSAQDSTPTGGP; encoded by the exons ATGACGGAGGAGAGGCTGAAGGCGGACCCCtccaggagggaggggctggaggcggTGGAGGGCGACACGGAGCCCAGCAGGATGGTGCAGAAGCTGGGGAGCAACGTGTC GAAGAGCGTCCAGGTTAAAGTGGAAAGCATCCTG AAAGAGGTGCAGCATTTCTCCGACAGCGACAAGCTGTACCTCTACCTGCAGCTGCCCTCGGGACCCAGCGCTGGGGAGAAGAG CAGTAGCagtggcggaggaggaggaccaggaggagacTCCAGCTCCTTCAACACGGCCGACCAGCTGCACACCTGTAACTGGATCCGCAGTCACCTGGAGGAGCACGCCGACACCTGCCTGCCCAAGCAGGACGTCTACGAGACGTACAA aAGATACTGTGACAACCTGCAGCACAGGCCCCTGAGTGCTGCTAACTTTGGGAAGATCATCCGAGACATCTTCCCCAACATCAAGGCTCGCAGGCTGGGAGGGCGGGGCCAGTCCAA GTATTGTTATAGTGGAATTCGCAGGAAGACTGTGCTGAACATGCCTCTACTACCAAGCCTGGACCTCAAAAACGACCCG tcgGAGCTGACCGAGCTGGTGCAGACgtacaaacaggaagtgacggAGGCGGCGTGTGAGCTGATCTGTGACTGGGCTCAGAAGATCCTGAAGCGCTCCTTCGACACGGTGGTGGAGATCGCCCGCTTCCTGGTGCAGGAGCACATCGTCAACCCTCGCTGCAGCCAGGCCGAGCTTGTCACCTCCGCCGCCCTGGCAG GAGGCCCGGCCAAGCCTGCCAAGGTGGTGAAGAAAAACTCCTCCCAGTCcaaggggggaggggccgaCCTGGAGGGCAGTGCCTCGGAACTGAAG agggagaaggaaggcgGAGAGCAGTCGTCGCCGGGGAAACCGCCGCCTAGCGACAAGCCGGCCTATAAGGGGCAGGAGCTGGTTCGTCCCGGGGGTCGCGACCTCCAGGTGGAGGCTCTGATGAAGAGCTACCCCAAGCTCCTCCCCCGGAGCTCCGTCCCCGACAAGACCCAGCTCTCTGTGCGCTCCTCGCCCCCCTCGCTCGCGCCCAAGGACTCCGGGGTCAAGGTCATCGCCATGGCCACCCTGCCCCAACAGCAAGGCGGGGCCCTCCCCCTCATGATCCTCCCCCAGAGCGTCAGCCTAGCGTACGACAGGGAGTCGGCcaaagccccgccccctcctgtcACTGGTGCGCCCGCTGCCGTCACCTCCGTGGTGCAGCGCGCGCGCGCGGCACCCAAGCGGGCGGCGGAGACGCTTGCGGCCGCGTGCGCCACCTCGGGCCTCGGGGGGGGCCCTCCCAAACGCAAGAGAGGCCGTCCCAGGAAGGCCCGACCGGAGGAcgcccttccccctcctcctccgcctcctccccttcccgccGTCACCCAGACCTCCATCATCACGGGAGGCGTGATCCAGaaggcctgctcctcctccgcctcctcccagCTGCTGGAGTTTGTGATCCAGGAGCAGCAGGGGCTGGTAGGGGAGGGGGCCGTCCAGGGGCCCCGGGGGGTGGTGGTGCAGTGCCAGGCCGGACAGGAGGGGGCGCCCAGGCCCGTTCTGCTCCTGCAGAGCCCAGTGGGACAGGCGGGTTGGGAGGTCGGGGGCAGGACTATGGTGGAGGTGATCCAGAGGAATCCGCGACTGCAAGTGCTGGAGGACCGGAGCGAGATGGAGATCACCCTGACCCCCGTCGACCCCCACTCTGACCTCCAGCTGACTGGACAGGCCCCGGGGGGGGCGGAGGAACAGTCAGCCCAGGACAGCACACCGACAGGGgggccctag